From Mycolicibacterium nivoides, a single genomic window includes:
- a CDS encoding TetR/AcrR family transcriptional regulator produces the protein MVERWTRERRLERTRSLLLDAAEAVFAEKGFTAASLDDIAHAAGYTKGAIYNHFATKEDLFLAVSDRYWRRYFDNFAEVMSSSSQVGEPELDEIAKRWRELSRDRGAEHAALGHEFTLYLRRNPDARERVAAKRAEVVEALSAFIATGMERLGATLRIPASTFAQVLIATSEGVVLGSELDDVDLYRPMVEMYVSAIKLH, from the coding sequence ATGGTCGAGCGGTGGACACGGGAACGGCGCCTGGAGCGCACCCGCTCTCTGCTACTCGACGCCGCCGAGGCCGTGTTCGCCGAAAAGGGCTTCACCGCAGCATCTCTCGATGACATCGCCCATGCCGCCGGCTACACGAAGGGCGCCATCTACAACCACTTCGCCACGAAGGAAGATCTCTTCCTGGCAGTGAGCGACAGATACTGGCGCCGGTATTTCGACAACTTCGCCGAGGTGATGTCCTCGTCGAGTCAGGTCGGCGAGCCCGAGCTCGACGAGATCGCCAAGCGCTGGCGTGAACTGAGTCGTGACCGGGGCGCCGAGCACGCCGCACTCGGCCACGAATTCACCCTCTACCTGCGACGCAACCCCGACGCCCGGGAACGGGTGGCGGCCAAGCGGGCTGAGGTCGTCGAGGCGCTCAGCGCCTTCATCGCCACCGGCATGGAACGTCTGGGTGCGACGCTGCGGATCCCGGCGTCAACATTCGCCCAGGTGCTCATCGCCACCAGTGAGGGTGTGGTGCTGGGCAGCGAACTCGACGATGTCGACCTCTACCGGCCCATGGTGGAGATGTACGTGTCGGCCATCAAGCTGCACTGA
- a CDS encoding spirocyclase AveC family protein has translation MSDLETKPAVVEVDRSVKPVQVWAIVGGALLALQLYVWISWLTGPYFERVPGGIHEPPLYMKIPLIANAVVLWVGLPFAIWWFFIRPWRRERRITLDGMLFVSMGLMFFQDPLLNYFNTWCTYNTWLFNRGSWSSNIPGWVSPEEPGRQVAEPLLTNVPGYAYGVLLITIVGCWLMRKIKNRWPGISNLRLILVTYAMAFVFDFVMEALVMLPIGFYTYPGAIRSVSFNAGTYYQWPIYEGLMWGGVQAALCCLRFFTDDRGRTIVERGIDRVRGGFAKQQFVRFLAIFAGVSACFFFFYNLPAQWIGMHSDPWPEDHMKRSYFTGGICGAGTDTPCPDPVLPIPTKRSGFINTDGQLVLPEGAQLPTVTPFMPEN, from the coding sequence GTGAGTGATCTTGAGACCAAGCCCGCGGTGGTCGAGGTGGACCGGTCGGTCAAGCCGGTCCAGGTCTGGGCCATCGTCGGCGGGGCGCTGCTGGCCCTGCAGCTGTATGTCTGGATCAGCTGGCTCACCGGCCCCTACTTCGAACGTGTGCCGGGCGGCATCCATGAGCCGCCGCTCTACATGAAGATCCCGTTGATCGCGAACGCGGTTGTGCTCTGGGTCGGTCTGCCGTTCGCCATCTGGTGGTTCTTCATCAGGCCGTGGCGGCGCGAACGGCGAATCACCTTGGACGGCATGCTTTTCGTGTCGATGGGCTTGATGTTCTTCCAGGACCCGTTGCTGAACTACTTCAACACCTGGTGCACCTACAACACCTGGTTGTTCAACCGTGGCTCCTGGTCGTCGAACATCCCTGGCTGGGTGTCACCGGAGGAACCGGGTCGCCAGGTCGCCGAACCGCTGCTGACGAACGTGCCCGGTTACGCATACGGCGTCCTGCTGATCACCATCGTCGGCTGCTGGCTGATGCGCAAGATCAAGAACCGCTGGCCGGGCATCAGCAACCTGCGGCTGATCCTGGTCACCTATGCGATGGCATTCGTCTTCGATTTCGTGATGGAAGCGCTGGTCATGCTGCCGATCGGGTTCTACACCTACCCGGGCGCGATCCGGTCGGTCTCGTTCAACGCCGGCACCTACTACCAGTGGCCGATCTACGAGGGGCTGATGTGGGGCGGTGTCCAGGCGGCCCTGTGCTGTCTGCGTTTCTTCACCGATGACCGCGGCCGCACCATCGTCGAGCGTGGAATCGACCGGGTGCGAGGCGGATTCGCCAAACAGCAGTTCGTCCGCTTCCTGGCGATCTTCGCCGGGGTCAGCGCGTGTTTCTTCTTCTTCTACAACCTGCCCGCCCAGTGGATCGGCATGCACTCAGACCCCTGGCCGGAGGATCACATGAAGCGCTCGTACTTCACCGGCGGCATCTGCGGTGCCGGCACAGACACCCCCTGTCCGGACCCGGTTCTACCCATACCCACCAAGCGGTCCGGCTTCATCAACACCGACGGTCAGCTGGTGCTGCCGGAGGGTGCACAACTCCCGACGGTGACACCGTTCATGCCGGAGAACTGA